A stretch of Carya illinoinensis cultivar Pawnee chromosome 14, C.illinoinensisPawnee_v1, whole genome shotgun sequence DNA encodes these proteins:
- the LOC122293517 gene encoding protein FAR1-RELATED SEQUENCE 5-like — protein MPTQLRILLADTTGYPEGVIMADTGYKALTKSGSSHGLSTSSNLEDEEQFSHVLIDPLSPRKTGILSEQSYWVDSDEVDDDSVDAQFDVNAEDGVDDERNVTLEDCVNVEDGLNVEEGVNLQEQVNVEDSSSGALEPFIGMIFDDVEDAQSFYKAYARRKGFAIRTNHTRLSKDDKKLCAVDFVCTREGFRQVSRKEKERTVPEIAETEIECKAIMGVKKDGEKWMVNKFVVRHNHILLTPRSASLLRGNRKVTKVQKKLIMTLNESSVPTRKIMSVLSKESGGDFNVGCIGKDVENYLGNKRRKVFEEGDVQRLYSYFLERQLTEPGFVYSMQVDKDGCMGSCFWADARSRAAYQYFGDVVTFDATYLTNVYKMPFVPFSGVNHHHQTIMFGCALLVNETAESYTWLLRTWQEAMLGKASATIITDDDKAMAKAIAEVLPNTTHRLCLWHILQRFPEHLAHVYNKFPDFGKDFRHCIHETITTDEFEQEWGCILEKYELEENNWLQNLYSRRDKWVPAYLRSTFCAGMSTTQRSESMNKFFKYYVRSSTMVSDFVYQYEKAIDARYFKEKEKDVRTRSTRAILKTPLKIEEEAAMVYTRKSFMIFQDELFNSLRYKATKLSKEGERKTYVVVISGKEKPLYHVTLENGEEQTTCTCHLWEFMGLLCQHILCVFGKKSMLDKLPQHWVKERWTINAKARPIPNIPLMEGQVQVGQDDPIMRKSKLMIQLYDIVELGSQSAEKHNHLCIALEKVHKELLAMEDHVACSQRGESTNIIQNERSQVVSNFSQTVQDPPRVPTKGRPKSLRSKNPKET, from the exons ATGCCGACGCAGCTTAGGATATTATTGGCCGACACAACCGGTTACCCAGAAGGAGTTATCATGGCTGACACG GGGTATAAAGCTCTTACTAAATCTGGATCTTCGCATGGCTTAAGCACATCATCaaacttggaagatgaagaacaATTTAGCCATGTATTGATTGATCCGTTATCACCCAGAAAAACAGGCATCCTGTCT GAACAAAGTTATTGGGTTGATAGTGACGAAGTCGATGATGATAGTGTAGATGCACAATTTGATGTCAATGCTGAAGATGGGGTGGATGATGAGCGTAATGTGACTCTTGAAGATTGTGTGAATGTCGAAGATGGGTTGAATGTTGAAGAAGGAGTCAATCTTCAAGAACAAGTGAATGTGGAAGATTCGAGTAGTGGGGCTTTGGAGCCATTTATTGGTATGATATTTGATGATGTGGAAGACGCCCAATCATTTTACAAAGCTTATGCAAGACGGAAAGGTTTTGCAATTCGGACAAATCATACTCGATTGTCGAAAGATGACAAAAAACTTTGTGCAGTAGACTTTGTTTGCACAAGGGAAGGATTTCGACAGGTAAgtcgaaaagaaaaagaaagaacagtTCCTGAGATTGCTGAGACAGAGATTGAATGTAAAGCAATTATGGGAGTAAAAAAAGATGGTGAAAAGTGGATGGTGAACAAGTTTGTGGTTAGACATAACCACATTCTACTTACACCAAGGAGTGCTAGTTTGCTCCGCGGAAATAGAAAGGTTACTAAAGTCCAAAAAAAACTTATCATGACTTTGAATGAGTCCAGTGTACCGACAAGAAAGATTATGTCAGTGTTGAGTAAAGAATCAGGTGGTGACTTCAATGTTGGCTGTATTGGTAAGGATGTTGAAAACTACTTAGGAAACAAAAGGAGAAAAGTATTTGAAGAGGGGGATGTACAAAGGttatattcttattttcttgAGCGACAACTCACAGAACCTGGGTTTGTGTACTCCATGCAAGTTGATAAGGATGGGTGTATGGGAagttgtttttgggctgatgcgcGATCAAGAGCTGCATATcagtattttggagatgttgttACATTTGATGCCACATACCTGACCAATGTGTATAAGATGCCATTTGTGCCATTTTCTGGAGTTAACCATCATCATCAGACCATAATGTTTGGTTGTGCGTTATTGGTTAATGAAACAGCTGAATCATATACATGGTTATTGAGGACATGGCAAGAGGCAATGCTTGGTAAAGCTTCTGCAACTATTATTACCGATGATGACAAGGCAATGGCGAAGGCAATTGCAGAGGTACTCCCGAATACAACTCATAGGTTATGTTTGTGGCATATTTTACAAAGGTTTCCTGAACACTTGGCCCATGTTTATAACAAATTTCCGGACTTTGGCAAAGATTTCCGTCATTGCATCCATGAGACAATTACAACTGATGAGTTCGAGCAAGAATGGGGCTGTATATTAGAGAAGTATGAACTAGAAGAAAATAATTGGTTGCAGAATCTTTATAGCCGACGGGATAAATGGGTTCCGGCTTACTTGCGTTCGACATTTTGTGCTGGCATGTCAACAACTCAAAGGAGCGAAAGCatgaacaaattttttaaatattacgtTCGTTCAAGCACTATGGTAAGTGACTTTGTGTATCAGTATGAAAAGGCAATAGATGCACGttactttaaagaaaaagagaaggatgTGCGGACAAGATCTACACGGGCTATATTGAAGACACCTCTTAAAATTGAAGAGGAGGCGGCAATGGTTTATACAAGAAAGTCTTTCATGATCTTCCAAGATGAACTGTTCAATAGTTTACGGTACAAAGCTACAAAATTATCCAAAGAGGGTGAAAGAAAGACATATGTAGTGGTAATAAGTGGTAAAGAGAAACCACTTTATCATGTGACATTGGAGAATGGTGAAGAACAGACAACATGTACATGTCATCTGTGGGAGTTTATGGGGCTTCTTTGTCAGCATATCTTATGTGTTTTTGGCAAGAAATCGATGTTAGATAAATTGCCACAGCATTGGGTGAAAGAAAGATGGACTATTAATGCTAAGGCTCGACCCATTCCTAACATACCATTAATGGAAGGGCAAGTTCAGGTAGGACAAGATGATCCTATAATGAGAAAAAGCAAGTTGATGATTCAACTTTATGACATTGTTGAACTTGGCTCACAGTCAGCTGAAAAACACAATCATCTATGTATTGCATTGGAGAAGGTTCATAAAGAGTTACTTGCAATGGAAGATCATGTAGCATGTTCACAAAGAGGGGAGTCAACCAATATTATCCAAAACGAAAGAAGTCAAGTTGTATCGAATTTTTCACAAACAGTCCAGGATCCTCCAAGGGTGCCAACAAAAGGACGGCCAAAATCGTTAAGATCGAAAAACCCAAAAGAAACATAG